A single genomic interval of Parachlamydia acanthamoebae harbors:
- a CDS encoding outer membrane beta-barrel protein produces MNILYLLIGIFFLSPTVFYAEESEKKEPTRRALPAPFDSPPFPSGEFLGTPLIGIPISDTIYPLMKVIYKLPCGERIKKSRVKAYGWINGSGNISSCSHSNAPEGYWIVPNRVELDQFVFRLEREVDTLQTDHIDIGFRSTILYGIDYRYTTAGGWTSRQLLKHNYLYGYDFTEQYIDTYIPKIAQGAIIRIGRWASCPDIETQFVPDNYLGTHSLMFTFDTSTQTGAMLTVMLNKYWTVQAALHAGTDMAPWYKGAVPTGMLGIRWVSCDNLDSVYLMLNSINSAKFRRFRMYGQRLGHDNYNYVVATWQHKFSDDIHTKTEGYFMWQRNAVRGGTPSAGPVRSFGGGGGIGPNIHGTSLTYGFVNYALFKFSEKGFVTLRNEIWRDAQGERTNYPGTYTGHTVGFTYNFTEELQIRPEIGYYRNWNRDAFDRGKRKGTVLAGLDMTIRF; encoded by the coding sequence ATGAATATCCTCTACCTTCTTATTGGGATTTTCTTTTTATCACCAACGGTTTTCTATGCAGAAGAATCTGAGAAAAAAGAACCGACTAGAAGAGCTCTTCCTGCACCTTTTGACTCTCCTCCCTTTCCTTCTGGAGAATTTCTAGGCACTCCTCTAATAGGGATACCCATCAGTGACACAATTTATCCGTTAATGAAAGTGATTTACAAACTTCCTTGTGGAGAAAGAATTAAAAAAAGCAGGGTAAAAGCTTATGGTTGGATTAACGGTTCGGGCAATATAAGTAGCTGTAGCCACTCAAATGCTCCTGAAGGTTACTGGATTGTTCCAAATCGAGTCGAGCTCGACCAATTTGTATTTCGCCTGGAAAGAGAAGTTGATACTCTCCAAACTGATCACATTGACATAGGGTTTCGTTCCACCATTCTCTATGGGATTGATTATCGTTATACAACAGCTGGGGGTTGGACAAGCCGACAATTGTTAAAACACAACTATTTATACGGATATGATTTTACCGAGCAATACATAGATACGTACATCCCAAAGATTGCTCAAGGTGCGATCATCCGAATAGGTCGTTGGGCTTCTTGTCCAGATATTGAGACGCAGTTTGTTCCAGATAATTACTTGGGAACTCACTCGCTGATGTTTACCTTTGATACTTCTACTCAGACAGGGGCCATGTTAACAGTCATGCTCAATAAGTACTGGACAGTGCAAGCTGCTTTACACGCTGGCACCGATATGGCACCCTGGTATAAAGGAGCTGTTCCTACTGGAATGCTCGGAATTCGATGGGTTTCCTGCGATAATCTAGACTCTGTGTATCTGATGCTAAACTCTATCAACAGCGCAAAATTTCGTCGATTTCGCATGTACGGTCAACGACTTGGTCACGATAACTACAACTATGTTGTCGCAACCTGGCAGCATAAATTTTCTGATGATATTCACACAAAAACAGAAGGTTATTTTATGTGGCAGCGGAATGCCGTACGCGGGGGAACACCAAGTGCCGGACCGGTTCGCTCTTTTGGCGGAGGCGGAGGCATCGGTCCAAATATCCATGGAACATCTTTGACATATGGGTTTGTGAATTATGCATTGTTTAAATTTTCAGAAAAGGGTTTTGTGACTTTGCGCAACGAAATTTGGAGAGATGCACAAGGAGAAAGAACGAATTATCCAGGTACATATACGGGTCATACGGTTGGATTTACATACAATTTCACCGAAGAACTTCAAATACGCCCTGAAATTGGCTACTATAGAAATTGGAATCGTGATGCATTTGATCGGGGAAAAAGAAAAGGAACTGTTTTGGCGGGCCTGGATATGACAATACGTTTTTGA
- a CDS encoding zinc-dependent alcohol dehydrogenase family protein, with amino-acid sequence MARIVRFHKVGGPEVLQIDEVEVPSPGPGEVRIKVKALGLNRAEAMFRSGRYFFQPTFPSRIGYEASGIVESVGPDVKDFAPGDSISIVPAADQGKYGVYGEIAIIPAQYAVKNPPSLSFEEAAAVWMQYMTAYGALNDIAEMKKDDYVVIPAASSSVGLAAIQLCNMVGAIPIATTRKSNKKKALLDEGAAHVIATEEEDLATKLKEITGGKGARIVFDPVGGKTVLALAEGMANGGILFQYGALSPDPTPFPLMPALAKSLSMRGYVLFEIVSDPERFERAKKFILNGLASKKLKPVIAKTFPLDKIVDAHRYLESNQQIGKIIVTV; translated from the coding sequence GTGGCACGCATTGTTCGATTTCATAAAGTTGGTGGACCTGAAGTTTTGCAAATTGACGAAGTAGAAGTTCCCTCTCCCGGTCCTGGTGAAGTGAGAATAAAAGTGAAGGCTCTCGGCCTCAACCGAGCAGAAGCCATGTTTAGAAGTGGACGCTATTTTTTTCAACCAACATTCCCTTCTCGTATAGGTTACGAAGCCTCAGGGATTGTCGAATCGGTTGGTCCGGATGTTAAGGATTTCGCACCTGGCGACAGTATTAGTATTGTTCCTGCAGCAGATCAAGGTAAATATGGTGTTTATGGTGAAATTGCAATTATCCCCGCACAGTATGCAGTCAAAAATCCTCCATCTTTATCTTTTGAAGAAGCTGCCGCCGTTTGGATGCAATACATGACAGCTTATGGGGCTCTTAATGATATTGCCGAAATGAAAAAAGACGATTATGTTGTCATCCCAGCCGCTTCTAGCAGCGTTGGCTTAGCAGCCATCCAGCTGTGTAACATGGTTGGGGCCATCCCTATCGCTACAACTCGTAAAAGCAATAAGAAGAAAGCTCTGCTGGATGAAGGAGCTGCACATGTTATTGCGACGGAAGAAGAAGATCTTGCAACAAAGCTAAAAGAGATCACAGGCGGTAAGGGTGCTAGAATCGTATTTGATCCCGTTGGAGGGAAAACTGTGCTTGCTTTAGCGGAAGGAATGGCGAATGGCGGTATCTTATTTCAATATGGAGCTCTTAGTCCAGATCCTACCCCATTTCCTTTGATGCCCGCGCTAGCCAAATCTCTTTCTATGCGCGGATATGTTCTTTTTGAAATTGTGAGTGATCCTGAAAGATTCGAGAGAGCGAAAAAATTTATTCTCAACGGACTCGCCTCTAAAAAATTAAAGCCAGTCATCGCCAAGACTTTTCCTCTTGATAAAATTGTGGACGCACATCGATATTTAGAGTCGAATCAACAAATTGGAAAAATTATTGTAACAGTCTAG
- a CDS encoding IS200/IS605 family accessory protein TnpB-related protein: MGSYGKRKEQLKAITGDLCKKIIDQAKATKKPLVIENLDFRKKKLTLQDSGNKKFSRLLSGFAYGLFFACLIARAFKEGIEIYRVNPAFTSTIGRINYAKRYGLSIHLAAALCIARRYQKFSEAPCSSHGQIPDGKGGHVAFVLPVRNRIKHVWHFWGSVKKKLTTVLVAHFQAIHRSSSPPIPALATANSS, translated from the coding sequence TTGGGTTCTTATGGAAAGAGAAAAGAACAGCTTAAAGCGATCACAGGAGATCTCTGCAAGAAGATAATCGATCAAGCAAAAGCCACAAAGAAGCCACTTGTCATTGAAAACTTAGATTTTCGAAAGAAAAAGCTCACTTTACAAGACAGTGGAAATAAGAAATTTTCACGACTGTTATCCGGTTTTGCTTACGGGCTCTTCTTCGCATGTCTCATCGCACGCGCCTTCAAAGAAGGGATTGAGATCTACCGAGTCAATCCGGCATTTACCTCAACCATCGGGCGTATCAATTATGCGAAACGCTATGGCCTAAGTATCCATCTTGCAGCAGCTCTTTGCATAGCAAGACGTTACCAAAAATTTTCTGAAGCACCTTGCTCTTCCCATGGACAAATTCCCGATGGGAAAGGAGGCCATGTCGCTTTTGTTCTACCCGTGAGGAATCGAATAAAACACGTATGGCATTTCTGGGGTAGTGTGAAGAAGAAATTAACAACAGTGCTTGTAGCACACTTTCAGGCGATCCATCGATCCTCGAGTCCGCCTATTCCGGCTCTTGCGACAGCGAATAGCTCCTGA
- a CDS encoding NAD(P)H-dependent flavin oxidoreductase, producing MDERLALKLPLIQAPMGGVATPQLAAAVSNTGALGSLGGGYMTPEELQKVVRETKVLTKHPFGVNLFVLEKDILLPDLLAALEFIKPFWKELTDEPLEVPTELKLPAFEEQVEVLLEEKISVFSFTFGIPSEDIIQRFRKQGILVFGTATNPREAILLERVGCDGIVCQGYEAGGHRGCFSNPDPCYSLSVLLSLTKRVVKLPLIAAGGIMDGYGIAAALVMGAKYAQLGTAFVTTIESGANQAYKKALLEENAPTKLSKAFTGKLARLIENRFVAELGKKAVLPYPVQHFLTAKLRALAAQKGRMDLMFLLAGQGYPLCQSISARDLIQQMAYQLFIAKARGE from the coding sequence ATGGATGAAAGATTAGCCCTTAAACTTCCTTTGATTCAAGCTCCCATGGGAGGTGTAGCGACTCCTCAGCTAGCTGCTGCGGTATCAAATACAGGCGCTTTAGGCTCTTTAGGTGGAGGATATATGACACCAGAGGAGCTTCAAAAGGTTGTTCGGGAAACGAAAGTGTTGACGAAGCATCCTTTTGGAGTGAATCTTTTTGTTTTGGAAAAAGACATTCTCCTCCCTGACCTACTAGCAGCTCTCGAATTCATTAAACCCTTTTGGAAAGAGCTTACAGATGAACCATTAGAAGTTCCCACAGAGCTAAAGCTTCCAGCCTTTGAAGAGCAAGTCGAAGTTTTATTAGAGGAAAAGATTTCTGTTTTTAGTTTTACATTTGGGATCCCTTCAGAAGACATCATTCAACGTTTTAGAAAGCAGGGAATATTAGTGTTTGGAACAGCCACTAACCCACGCGAAGCCATTTTATTGGAACGAGTGGGATGTGATGGAATTGTTTGTCAGGGCTATGAAGCCGGAGGGCATCGAGGATGCTTTTCAAATCCAGATCCTTGCTATAGCTTATCCGTGCTACTTTCATTAACAAAGCGGGTTGTTAAATTGCCTTTAATCGCTGCGGGGGGAATTATGGATGGCTATGGGATCGCAGCGGCTCTTGTGATGGGAGCAAAGTATGCGCAATTGGGAACGGCATTTGTCACGACTATCGAAAGCGGAGCAAACCAGGCCTATAAAAAAGCTTTACTTGAAGAAAATGCTCCAACAAAATTATCTAAGGCTTTCACTGGAAAATTGGCACGGCTAATAGAAAACCGATTCGTGGCGGAACTAGGCAAGAAAGCTGTACTCCCTTATCCTGTACAGCATTTTCTTACGGCAAAACTGCGAGCATTGGCCGCACAAAAAGGGCGCATGGATCTCATGTTTCTTTTGGCAGGGCAGGGTTATCCCTTATGCCAATCGATTTCAGCGCGTGATTTGATTCAGCAAATGGCTTATCAGCTTTTCATAGCTAAAGCGCGGGGGGAGTAG